The Sesamum indicum cultivar Zhongzhi No. 13 linkage group LG1, S_indicum_v1.0, whole genome shotgun sequence genome includes a window with the following:
- the LOC105171571 gene encoding synaptotagmin-5 isoform X1 — MAFMLGYVLGFAFGISLIVGFARYQNVRSKRRTHLAAAIAAFARMTVEDSRKLFADQFLPPWVVFSQRQKLTWLNHQLDKIWPYVDEAASEIIRNSVEPILEQYRSAVLSSLQFSKLTLGTVAPQFTGVSILEGAPDEIIMELELQWDGNPKFILDIKTRVGVALPIQIKNIGFTGVFRLIFKPLVDEFPCFGAVCYSLREKKNLDFTLKVVGGEISGIPGISDALEETIRDAIEDSITWPVRKIIPILPGDYSYLELKPVGTLEVKLIEAKELSNKDIIGKSDPFAELFVRPLRDRIKTSQTINNQTNPIWNEHFEFVVEDVSTQHLTIRVYDNEGIQASEFIGCAQVPLSELEAGKVKVVWLKLVKDLEIQRDQKNRGQVHLELLYCPLNAESEFFNPFDPNFRLTTVEKAFKHVIDEAESTDPLKSTSQMKKDVIIRGVLSVTVISAENLPAKDLLGKSDPFVVLTMKKSEQKYKTRVLNDTLNPAWNQTFDFVVEDGLHELLILEVYDHDTFGKDKMGRCIMTLTRAILEVEFKDSFPIDGTESGRLNLHIKWTPQTIFRD, encoded by the exons ATGGCTTTCATGTTGGGTTATGTTTTGGGTTTTGCTTTTGGCATTAGTTTGATTGTGGGTTTTGCTCGCTACCAGAATGTCAGATCAAAACGTCGCACTCATCTG GCAGCCGCAATTGCAGCTTTTGCAAGGATGACAGTTGAAGATTCCAGGAAACTCTTTGCCGATCAATTCCTCCCCCCTTGGGTGGTCTTTTCACAGAGACAGAAG TTAACTTGGCTCAATCATCAACTTGACAAAATATGGCCTTACGTTGACGAG GCAGCATCCGAGATTATAAGAAACTCTGTCGAGCCAATTCTTGAACAATACAGATCAGCAGTTTTATCATCTCTCCAGTTTTCTAAGTTGACTCTTGGTACGGTGGCACCTCAGTTCACAG GAGTTTCCATCCTTGAAGGTGCACCCGACGAGATAATTATGGAATTAGAATTGCAGTGGGACGGAAATCCTAAATTCATACTTGATATTAAGACTAGAGTTGGAGTGGCACTACCTATACAG ataaaaaatattggattcACTGGGGTATTCAGGTTAATATTCAAACCATTAGTTGACGAGTTTCCTTGTTTTGGAGCTGTTTGTTATTCCTTGAGAGAAAAG AAAAATCTTGACTTTACCCTCAAAGTGGTTGGTGGTGAGATATCAGGAATTCCAGGGATATCTGATGCTCTTGAG GAAACAATACGAGATGCTATTGAAGATTCTATTACCTGGCCAGTCCGTAAAATCATACCCATATTACCAGGAGATTACAG TTACCTAGAGTTAAAGCCAGTTGGAACTTTGGAGGTGAAGCTCATAGAAGCTAAGGAATTATCAAATAAAGACATAATTGGTAAATCCGATCCTTTTGCAGAGTTATTCGTTCGTCCTCTACGTGACAGGATAAAGACCAGCCAAACGATC AACAACCAAACAAATCCAATCTGGAATGAGCACTTTGAGTTTGTTGTAGAGGATGTATCTACTCAACACTTGACCATAAGAGTTTACGACAATGAAGGAATTCAAGCTTCTGAATTTATCGGTTGTGCTCAAGTGCCGCTCAGCGAGCTTGAGGCAGGCAAGGTGAAAGTTGTGTGGTTGAAACTGGTGAAGGATCTGGAGATCCAAAGAGACCAGAAAAACCGTGGCCAG GTGCATTTGGAGCTCCTGTATTGTCCTCTCAATGCTGAGagtgaattttttaatccttttgaCCCCAACTTCAGATTAACGACCGTGGAGAAGGCCTTTAAACACGTGATTGATGAAGCAGAGTCAACTGATCCTCTGAAATCTACTTCCCAGATGAAAAAGGATGTCATTATTAGGGGAGTTCTATCAGTGACAGTGATCTCTGCTGAGAATTTGCCAGCTAAAGATCTCTTGGGAAAATCTGATCCTTTTGTTGTGCTAACAATGAAAAAGTCTGAACAGAAGTACAAGACTAGG GTCCTCAATGACACCTTGAATCCAGCTTGGAATCAAACATTTGATTTTGTGGTTGAGGATGGGTTACATGAGTTACTAATCTTGGAAGTTTACGATCATGACACATTCGGGAAG GACAAAATGGGAAGATGCATCATGACGCTGACCAGGGCTATACTGGAAGTAGAGTTTAAAGACAGTTTTCCAATTGATGGCACTGAATCAGGAAGGCTGAATCTGCATATCAAATGGACGCCACAAACAATTTTCCGAGATTAA
- the LOC105171571 gene encoding synaptotagmin-5 isoform X2 — protein sequence MAFMLGYVLGFAFGISLIVGFARYQNVRSKRRTHLAAAIAAFARMTVEDSRKLFADQFLPPWVVFSQRQKLTWLNHQLDKIWPYVDEAASEIIRNSVEPILEQYRSAVLSSLQFSKLTLGVSILEGAPDEIIMELELQWDGNPKFILDIKTRVGVALPIQIKNIGFTGVFRLIFKPLVDEFPCFGAVCYSLREKKNLDFTLKVVGGEISGIPGISDALEETIRDAIEDSITWPVRKIIPILPGDYSYLELKPVGTLEVKLIEAKELSNKDIIGKSDPFAELFVRPLRDRIKTSQTINNQTNPIWNEHFEFVVEDVSTQHLTIRVYDNEGIQASEFIGCAQVPLSELEAGKVKVVWLKLVKDLEIQRDQKNRGQVHLELLYCPLNAESEFFNPFDPNFRLTTVEKAFKHVIDEAESTDPLKSTSQMKKDVIIRGVLSVTVISAENLPAKDLLGKSDPFVVLTMKKSEQKYKTRVLNDTLNPAWNQTFDFVVEDGLHELLILEVYDHDTFGKDKMGRCIMTLTRAILEVEFKDSFPIDGTESGRLNLHIKWTPQTIFRD from the exons ATGGCTTTCATGTTGGGTTATGTTTTGGGTTTTGCTTTTGGCATTAGTTTGATTGTGGGTTTTGCTCGCTACCAGAATGTCAGATCAAAACGTCGCACTCATCTG GCAGCCGCAATTGCAGCTTTTGCAAGGATGACAGTTGAAGATTCCAGGAAACTCTTTGCCGATCAATTCCTCCCCCCTTGGGTGGTCTTTTCACAGAGACAGAAG TTAACTTGGCTCAATCATCAACTTGACAAAATATGGCCTTACGTTGACGAG GCAGCATCCGAGATTATAAGAAACTCTGTCGAGCCAATTCTTGAACAATACAGATCAGCAGTTTTATCATCTCTCCAGTTTTCTAAGTTGACTCTTG GAGTTTCCATCCTTGAAGGTGCACCCGACGAGATAATTATGGAATTAGAATTGCAGTGGGACGGAAATCCTAAATTCATACTTGATATTAAGACTAGAGTTGGAGTGGCACTACCTATACAG ataaaaaatattggattcACTGGGGTATTCAGGTTAATATTCAAACCATTAGTTGACGAGTTTCCTTGTTTTGGAGCTGTTTGTTATTCCTTGAGAGAAAAG AAAAATCTTGACTTTACCCTCAAAGTGGTTGGTGGTGAGATATCAGGAATTCCAGGGATATCTGATGCTCTTGAG GAAACAATACGAGATGCTATTGAAGATTCTATTACCTGGCCAGTCCGTAAAATCATACCCATATTACCAGGAGATTACAG TTACCTAGAGTTAAAGCCAGTTGGAACTTTGGAGGTGAAGCTCATAGAAGCTAAGGAATTATCAAATAAAGACATAATTGGTAAATCCGATCCTTTTGCAGAGTTATTCGTTCGTCCTCTACGTGACAGGATAAAGACCAGCCAAACGATC AACAACCAAACAAATCCAATCTGGAATGAGCACTTTGAGTTTGTTGTAGAGGATGTATCTACTCAACACTTGACCATAAGAGTTTACGACAATGAAGGAATTCAAGCTTCTGAATTTATCGGTTGTGCTCAAGTGCCGCTCAGCGAGCTTGAGGCAGGCAAGGTGAAAGTTGTGTGGTTGAAACTGGTGAAGGATCTGGAGATCCAAAGAGACCAGAAAAACCGTGGCCAG GTGCATTTGGAGCTCCTGTATTGTCCTCTCAATGCTGAGagtgaattttttaatccttttgaCCCCAACTTCAGATTAACGACCGTGGAGAAGGCCTTTAAACACGTGATTGATGAAGCAGAGTCAACTGATCCTCTGAAATCTACTTCCCAGATGAAAAAGGATGTCATTATTAGGGGAGTTCTATCAGTGACAGTGATCTCTGCTGAGAATTTGCCAGCTAAAGATCTCTTGGGAAAATCTGATCCTTTTGTTGTGCTAACAATGAAAAAGTCTGAACAGAAGTACAAGACTAGG GTCCTCAATGACACCTTGAATCCAGCTTGGAATCAAACATTTGATTTTGTGGTTGAGGATGGGTTACATGAGTTACTAATCTTGGAAGTTTACGATCATGACACATTCGGGAAG GACAAAATGGGAAGATGCATCATGACGCTGACCAGGGCTATACTGGAAGTAGAGTTTAAAGACAGTTTTCCAATTGATGGCACTGAATCAGGAAGGCTGAATCTGCATATCAAATGGACGCCACAAACAATTTTCCGAGATTAA
- the LOC105172946 gene encoding probable sucrose-phosphate synthase 1, whose amino-acid sequence MAGNDWINSYLEAILDVDTGIDDQKSSLLLRERGRFSPAQYFVEEVITGFNETDLHRSWVRASSIRNSEERNTRLENMCWRIWTLARRKKQIEGEEAQRRAKRHLEREKARREATADMSEDLSEGEKGDIVGDISAHADIAKGSMQRVSSVDTMANLVTQNKDNKLYLVLISLHGLIRGENMELGRDSDTGGQVKYVVELARALGSMPGVYRVDLLTRQVLAPDVDWTYGEPTEMLNPLNPENSMNETGESGGAYIIRIPFGPKDKYLSKEVLWPHIPEFVDGALGHILQMSKVLGKQIGIEQPLWPIAIHGHYADAGNSAALLSGALNVPMIFTGHSLGRDKLEQLLKQGRQSREEINSTYKIMRRIEAEEMTLDDAEVIITSTRQEIEEQWRLYDGFDPVLERKLRARIKRNVSCYGRFMPRMVVIPPGMEFRNVVPHDGDIDGEAEGNGDGSGTPDPPIWSEIMRFFTNPRKPMILALARPDPKKNLITLVKAFGECRPLRDLANLTLIMGNRDAIDDMSTTNSSVLLSILKLIDKYDLYGHVAYPKHHKQSDVPDIYRLAAKTKGVFINPAFIEPFGLTLIEAAARGLPIVATKNGGPVDIHRVLDNGVLVDPHNQQSIADALRKLVADKQLWARCRDNGLKNIHLFSWPEHCKTYLARVTSCKQRQPKWQTNDNAYADSESDSPGSSLRDIQDLSLSLKISLDGERNDVTSVLKGQETAVDRKNQVKSAPLKLAANESMEKPENCRFPALRMRKFILYIAVDSDSIADILSITKIIVEAAGRTDKDPQSIGFILSTSWSMSEINCLLEKAGLKSSYFDAFICNSGSEIYYPSPSPGQNSSESQYMVDSDYQSHIHYRWGGESLRNTLVRWAASVNDNVKDKREPVITELDSGSSHCYEFRVQDAALVPPFKELRKLMRIQALRCHAVYCKNGERINVIPVLASRAQALRYLHVRWGIDISNVVFFVGECGDSDYEALLGGLHKTVILKGQCNGASKIHTNRSYPLEHVVPTDDPKTVQCEKCDRDGIKATLEKLGVIKV is encoded by the exons atggcGGGAAATGACTGGATAAACAGTTACCTGGAGGCCATCCTCGACGTGGATACCGGCATCGACGATCAGAAATCATCTCTCCTGTTGCGTGAGAGAGGTCGCTTCAGCCCCGCCCAATACTTCGTTGAAGAAGTCATCACCGGCTTCAATGAGACCGATCTCCACCGCTCTTGGGTTCGG GCATCATCAATTAGGAATTCTGAGGAGAGAAACACAAGGTTGGAGAATATGTGTTGGAGGATTTGGACCTTGGCCCGCAGGAAGAAACAG ATTGAGGGTGAAGAAGCACAACGTAGGGCAAAAAGGCATCTTGAACGTGAAAAAGCTCGTAGAGAGGCAACTGCTGATATGTCAGAAGACTTATCAGAAGGAGAAAAGGGGGATATAGTTGGTGATATTTCAGCTCATGCTGATATTGCCAAAGGAAGTATGCAAAGAGTTAGTTCTGTTGATACGATGGCGAATTTGGTTACTCAAAATAAGGATAACAAACTTTATCTTGTCCTCATCAG TCTTCATGGCTTGATCCGCGGCGAGAACATGGAACTTGGTCGGGATTCTGATACAGGAGGTCAG gTAAAGTACGTTGTGGAACTAGCCAGAGCCTTGGGTTCAATGCCTGGAGTTTATCGTGTTGATTTGCTTACAAGGCAAGTATTGGCACCAGATGTGGACTGGACTTATGGTGAACCAACGGAGATGCTAAATCCATTAAACCCTGAGAACAGCATGAATGAAACTGGGGAGAGTGGTGGTGCATATATAATCCGCATACCCTTTGGTCCAAAAGATAAGTACCTCTCTAAAGAAGTTCTTTGGCCCCATATTCCAGAATTTGTTGATGGTGCATTAGGCCACATTCTACAGATGTCTAAGGTTCTTGGGAAGCAAATTGGCATCGAGCAACCACTCTGGCCCATTGCTATTCATGGGCACTATGCAGATGCAGGAAATTCTGCTGCTCTCTTGTCTGGAGCTCTCAATGTGCCAATGATTTTCACTGGCCATTCACTTGGACGGGACAAGCTAGAACAACTCTTAAAGCAAGGGAGACAATCGAGGGAGGAGATAAATTCGACATACAAAATAATGCGGCGTATAGAGGCTGAGGAGATGACTCTTGATGATGCTGAAGTAATAATTACCAGCACAAGACAGGAAATAGAGGAGCAGTGGCGTCTGTACGATGGATTTGATCCAGTTTTAGAGCGTAAACTTCGCGCTCGAATCAAACGCAATGTTAGTTGTTACGGAAGGTTCATGCCACGCATGGTT GTAATTCCCCCTGGAATGGAGTTCCGTAATGTTGTTCCACATGACGGAGACATTGATGGAGAAGCAGAAGGAAATGGAGATGGTTCTGGAACTCCAGATCCTCCCATTTGGTCAGAG ATTATGCGTTTCTTTACCAATCCACGAAAGCCAATGATACTTGCTCTTGCTAGGCCAGATCCAAAGAAGAATTTAATCACTTTGGTTAAAGCTTTCGGAGAGTGTCGCCCCTTGAGGGATCTTGCTAACCTT ACTTTGATAATGGGAAATAGGGATGCAATCGATGATATGTCTACTACAAATTCATCTGTCCTCCTTTCTATACTCAAATTGATTGACAAATATGACCTTTATGGTCATGTCGCCTATCCTAAACATCATAAGCAATCCGATGTTCCTGATATATACCGTCTGGCTGCGAAAACAAAG GGTGTTTTTATCAATCCAGCTTTTATTGAGCCATTTGGTCTCACCTTAATTGAG GCAGCAGCTCGAGGCCTGCCTATTGTTGCCACAAAAAATGGAGGTCCAGTTGACATTCATCGG GTTCTTGATAATGGTGTTCTAGTCGACCCACATAATCAGCAATCTATTGCTGATGCTCTCCGGAAGCTTGTTGCTGATAAGCAACTTTGGGCCAGATGTAGGGATAAtggattgaaaaatattcatcTTTTCTCATGGCCCGAGCATTGCAAGACATATCTAGCCCGAGTAACCAGTTGCAAGCAAAGGCAGCCAAAATGGCAAACAAATGATAATGCCTATGCAGATTCAGAATCTGATTCTCCTGGAAGTTCCTTGAGAGATATTCAAGATCTATCATTAAGTCTGAAAATTTCATTAGATGGTGAGAGGAATGATGTCACATCAGTTTTAAAAGGCCAAGAAACCGCTGTTGACCGGAAAAACCAGGTGAAGAGTGCACCTTTGAAGTTGGCAGCAAACGAGTCCATGGAAAAACCAGAAAATTGTAGGTTTCCAGCATTGAGGATGAGGAAGTTCATCTTATACATTGCTGTGGATAGTGATTCAATAGCTGATATTCTAAGTATTACCAAAATAATAGTTGAAGCTGCAGGTAGGACGGATAAGGACCCTCAGTCTATTGGCTTCATTTTATCTACATCTTGGAGTATGTCTGAAATAAACTGTCTTCTGGAGAAGGCTGGTCTAAAGTCCAGTTATTTTGATGCATTTATCTGCAACAGTGGTAGTGAAATATACTACCCATCTCCAAGTCCCGGACAAAATTCCTCTGAATCACAGTATATGGTAGACTCAGATTATCAGTCTCACATTCATTATCGTTGGGGTGGAGAGAGCTTGAGGAATACTTTGGTAAGGTGGGCTGCTTCTGTCAATGATAATGTGAAAGACAAGCGTGAACCTGTAATCACTGAACTTGACTCTGGATCTTCACATTGCTATGAATTTAGAGTGCAAGATGCAGCACTG GTTCCTCCTTTCAAGGAACTCAGGAAATTGATGAGAATTCAGGCCCTCCGATGCCATGCTGTATACTGTAAAAATGGAGAAAGGATAAATGTGATTCCTGTTCTGGCTTCTCGAGCTCAAGCCCTTAG GTACTTGCATGTTCGATGGGGTATAGACATATCAAATGTTGTGTTTTTCGTGGGAGAGTGTGGAGATTCTGATTATGAGGCTTTGCTTGGTGGGCTACACAAAACTGTAATCCTGAAAGGACAGTGCAATGGTGCAAGTAAAATTCATACCAACAGAAGCTATCCTCTTGAACACGTCGTACCAACCGACGATCCAAAAACCGTTCAATGTGAAAAATGTGACAGGGATGGTATCAAAGCAACACTAGAAAAACTAGGTGTTATTAAGGTTTAG
- the LOC105171571 gene encoding synaptotagmin-5 isoform X3 has translation MTVEDSRKLFADQFLPPWVVFSQRQKLTWLNHQLDKIWPYVDEAASEIIRNSVEPILEQYRSAVLSSLQFSKLTLGTVAPQFTGVSILEGAPDEIIMELELQWDGNPKFILDIKTRVGVALPIQIKNIGFTGVFRLIFKPLVDEFPCFGAVCYSLREKKNLDFTLKVVGGEISGIPGISDALEETIRDAIEDSITWPVRKIIPILPGDYSYLELKPVGTLEVKLIEAKELSNKDIIGKSDPFAELFVRPLRDRIKTSQTINNQTNPIWNEHFEFVVEDVSTQHLTIRVYDNEGIQASEFIGCAQVPLSELEAGKVKVVWLKLVKDLEIQRDQKNRGQVHLELLYCPLNAESEFFNPFDPNFRLTTVEKAFKHVIDEAESTDPLKSTSQMKKDVIIRGVLSVTVISAENLPAKDLLGKSDPFVVLTMKKSEQKYKTRVLNDTLNPAWNQTFDFVVEDGLHELLILEVYDHDTFGKDKMGRCIMTLTRAILEVEFKDSFPIDGTESGRLNLHIKWTPQTIFRD, from the exons ATGACAGTTGAAGATTCCAGGAAACTCTTTGCCGATCAATTCCTCCCCCCTTGGGTGGTCTTTTCACAGAGACAGAAG TTAACTTGGCTCAATCATCAACTTGACAAAATATGGCCTTACGTTGACGAG GCAGCATCCGAGATTATAAGAAACTCTGTCGAGCCAATTCTTGAACAATACAGATCAGCAGTTTTATCATCTCTCCAGTTTTCTAAGTTGACTCTTGGTACGGTGGCACCTCAGTTCACAG GAGTTTCCATCCTTGAAGGTGCACCCGACGAGATAATTATGGAATTAGAATTGCAGTGGGACGGAAATCCTAAATTCATACTTGATATTAAGACTAGAGTTGGAGTGGCACTACCTATACAG ataaaaaatattggattcACTGGGGTATTCAGGTTAATATTCAAACCATTAGTTGACGAGTTTCCTTGTTTTGGAGCTGTTTGTTATTCCTTGAGAGAAAAG AAAAATCTTGACTTTACCCTCAAAGTGGTTGGTGGTGAGATATCAGGAATTCCAGGGATATCTGATGCTCTTGAG GAAACAATACGAGATGCTATTGAAGATTCTATTACCTGGCCAGTCCGTAAAATCATACCCATATTACCAGGAGATTACAG TTACCTAGAGTTAAAGCCAGTTGGAACTTTGGAGGTGAAGCTCATAGAAGCTAAGGAATTATCAAATAAAGACATAATTGGTAAATCCGATCCTTTTGCAGAGTTATTCGTTCGTCCTCTACGTGACAGGATAAAGACCAGCCAAACGATC AACAACCAAACAAATCCAATCTGGAATGAGCACTTTGAGTTTGTTGTAGAGGATGTATCTACTCAACACTTGACCATAAGAGTTTACGACAATGAAGGAATTCAAGCTTCTGAATTTATCGGTTGTGCTCAAGTGCCGCTCAGCGAGCTTGAGGCAGGCAAGGTGAAAGTTGTGTGGTTGAAACTGGTGAAGGATCTGGAGATCCAAAGAGACCAGAAAAACCGTGGCCAG GTGCATTTGGAGCTCCTGTATTGTCCTCTCAATGCTGAGagtgaattttttaatccttttgaCCCCAACTTCAGATTAACGACCGTGGAGAAGGCCTTTAAACACGTGATTGATGAAGCAGAGTCAACTGATCCTCTGAAATCTACTTCCCAGATGAAAAAGGATGTCATTATTAGGGGAGTTCTATCAGTGACAGTGATCTCTGCTGAGAATTTGCCAGCTAAAGATCTCTTGGGAAAATCTGATCCTTTTGTTGTGCTAACAATGAAAAAGTCTGAACAGAAGTACAAGACTAGG GTCCTCAATGACACCTTGAATCCAGCTTGGAATCAAACATTTGATTTTGTGGTTGAGGATGGGTTACATGAGTTACTAATCTTGGAAGTTTACGATCATGACACATTCGGGAAG GACAAAATGGGAAGATGCATCATGACGCTGACCAGGGCTATACTGGAAGTAGAGTTTAAAGACAGTTTTCCAATTGATGGCACTGAATCAGGAAGGCTGAATCTGCATATCAAATGGACGCCACAAACAATTTTCCGAGATTAA